In one window of Armatimonadota bacterium DNA:
- a CDS encoding NADH-quinone oxidoreductase subunit K, with translation MYNESLIGTLSLIMIATSVSAVEARNLRVSAFAYAAQALLICGLILAFAVGSRNVALYGWAAVAFGTKVVLTPWLLFAYVRRTTDREVRAIIGFGPSVIIAVLILVSFYKLTHTYADFMAPTTAAMHGVFRTNLAVALTVFVIGIYAILSRRDAIKTVVGLCLLENAVHLSLVSLAPGIRETALIGIATEVVLTVWLLLYIISAIHQKFGSTDTFKLSELHW, from the coding sequence ATGTACAACGAAAGTCTGATTGGGACTTTGAGCCTGATAATGATTGCGACTTCGGTCAGCGCGGTGGAGGCGCGGAACCTGCGCGTCTCGGCGTTCGCGTATGCGGCGCAGGCGCTGCTCATCTGCGGGCTCATCCTGGCGTTCGCGGTGGGCAGCCGCAACGTCGCGCTCTACGGCTGGGCGGCGGTCGCATTCGGCACCAAGGTGGTGCTCACGCCATGGCTCCTGTTCGCGTACGTCCGCCGCACCACCGACCGCGAAGTGCGAGCCATCATCGGCTTCGGCCCCTCGGTCATCATCGCGGTGCTCATCTTGGTGAGCTTCTATAAGCTCACCCATACCTACGCCGACTTCATGGCGCCAACCACCGCCGCGATGCACGGCGTGTTTCGCACCAATCTCGCCGTCGCGCTGACCGTGTTCGTCATCGGCATCTACGCCATTCTGTCCCGCCGCGACGCGATTAAGACCGTGGTCGGGCTCTGCCTGCTCGAAAACGCCGTGCACTTGAGCCTGGTGAGCCTGGCGCCCGGGATTCGCGAGACCGCGCTGATCGGTATCGCCACCGAGGTCGTGCTCACGGTGTGGCTGCTGCTCTACATCATCTCCGCAATCCACCAGAAGTTCGGCTCGACCGATACGTTTAAGTTGTCGGAGCTGCACTGGTGA
- a CDS encoding oxidoreductase, which yields MPDHVVSILPALVFIVPALFGVAAYYAGAKIGVAARNAVVLVGACATAALAIGMLYQMFAYEAVLTTWGEELLVDGLSMVMVLVISGVGLFAAVYAIRYMRHQTAIHWRDITEQRLNVFYLFLMLFIATMLWGVVTNNVIMLYVAVEATTIASGLLVAFYWDRRGLEAGYKYLMLLTTGITFALFGCVLIYASSTSYLVGFDALLISKIKLIAGKFPHSVVIAISAGLIVGFGTKAGIAPFHPWLPDAHAEAPSPVSALLSGVMIKMAVYALARTITIFFPAWPALKVFLVGLGAFTMVLGIVMAIVQTDIKRLLAYSSVSQMGYIVMAFGIGTYLGVYGAIFHLINHGIYKALLFLGAGAIMYSTGIRSLHDLGGLGRKMPVTSACFFVGTLAISGFPLFNGFMSKITIFLAAAQAHMWWAAIIAIATGVLTLVVMVHAAYAIFWGRPRT from the coding sequence ATGCCCGATCACGTTGTGTCCATACTGCCTGCTCTGGTGTTTATCGTTCCCGCCCTATTCGGCGTCGCCGCATACTACGCGGGCGCCAAGATCGGCGTCGCAGCGCGCAACGCGGTCGTGCTCGTCGGCGCCTGCGCCACCGCCGCGCTCGCGATCGGCATGCTCTACCAGATGTTTGCGTACGAGGCCGTGCTCACGACGTGGGGGGAGGAGTTGCTCGTTGACGGCCTGAGCATGGTCATGGTGTTGGTCATCAGCGGGGTCGGCCTGTTTGCCGCGGTTTACGCCATTCGCTACATGCGGCATCAGACCGCGATCCACTGGCGCGACATCACCGAGCAGCGCCTCAACGTCTTCTATCTCTTCCTCATGCTGTTCATCGCCACCATGCTGTGGGGCGTCGTCACCAACAACGTCATCATGCTCTACGTCGCGGTGGAGGCGACGACCATCGCGTCGGGGCTGCTCGTGGCGTTCTATTGGGATCGCCGCGGGCTCGAGGCGGGCTACAAGTACCTGATGCTGCTCACCACCGGCATCACCTTCGCCCTCTTCGGCTGCGTGCTCATATACGCCTCCTCGACGTCCTACCTGGTCGGCTTCGACGCGCTCCTCATCAGCAAGATCAAACTCATCGCTGGGAAGTTTCCGCACAGCGTCGTCATTGCCATCTCGGCGGGGCTCATCGTCGGCTTCGGCACCAAGGCGGGCATCGCGCCGTTCCACCCCTGGCTCCCCGACGCCCACGCCGAGGCGCCGAGCCCGGTCAGCGCGCTCCTCTCCGGCGTCATGATTAAGATGGCGGTGTACGCGCTCGCCCGCACGATCACGATTTTCTTCCCGGCGTGGCCGGCGCTCAAGGTCTTCCTCGTCGGCCTCGGCGCGTTCACCATGGTGCTCGGCATCGTCATGGCCATCGTGCAGACCGACATCAAACGCCTCCTCGCCTACAGCTCGGTGAGCCAGATGGGCTACATCGTCATGGCCTTCGGCATCGGCACCTACCTCGGGGTCTATGGCGCCATCTTCCACCTCATCAACCACGGCATCTACAAGGCCTTGCTCTTCCTCGGCGCGGGCGCCATCATGTACAGCACCGGTATCCGCAGCCTGCACGACCTGGGTGGCCTCGGGCGCAAGATGCCGGTGACCTCGGCCTGCTTCTTCGTCGGCACCCTGGCGATCAGCGGGTTCCCGCTCTTCAACGGCTTCATGAGCAAGATCACCATCTTCCTCGCCGCGGCGCAAGCCCACATGTGGTGGGCCGCCATCATCGCCATCGCTACGGGAGTGCTGACCCTCGTCGTGATGGTGCACGCGGCGTATGCCATCTTCTGGGGACGGCCCAGGACGAG